Proteins encoded by one window of Enterobacter pseudoroggenkampii:
- a CDS encoding amino acid permease: MEKKLGLSALTALVLSSMLGAGVFSLPQNMAAVASPSALIIGWGITGVGILLLAFAMLLLTRIRPDLDGGIFTYAREGFGELIGFCSAWGYWLCAVIANVSYLVIVFSALSFFTDTPELRLFGDGNTWQSIVGASVLLWFVHWLVLRGVQTAASINLVATLAKLVPLGLFIILAFIAFRMDVFKLDFSGVALGVPVWEQVKNTMLITLWVFIGVEGAVVVSARARNKRDVGRATLLAVLAALGVYLLVTLLSLGVVARPELAEMRNPSMAGLMVKMLGPWGDVVIAAGLIVSVCGAYLSWTIMAAEVPFLAATHKAFPRLFARQNKNSAPSASLWLTNISVQVCLVLIWLTGSDYNTLLTIASEMILVPYFLVGAYLLKIATRPAHYVVGVGACIYGLWLLYASGPMHLLLSVVLYAPGLLVFIYARRTHQLENALKRREMALIGLLLVAALPATWMLMG; this comes from the coding sequence ATGGAAAAGAAACTTGGCCTGAGTGCTCTGACTGCACTCGTTTTAAGCTCAATGCTGGGTGCAGGCGTATTCAGTTTGCCGCAAAATATGGCGGCCGTTGCGAGCCCTTCCGCGCTCATCATTGGCTGGGGCATTACCGGTGTCGGAATACTGCTGCTGGCCTTCGCCATGCTGCTCCTCACCCGCATTCGCCCGGATCTGGACGGCGGCATTTTCACCTATGCACGTGAAGGTTTCGGCGAGCTGATTGGCTTCTGTTCCGCATGGGGATACTGGCTGTGTGCCGTTATCGCCAACGTCTCCTATCTGGTGATCGTCTTCTCGGCGCTCAGTTTCTTTACCGATACGCCAGAGCTGCGTCTCTTTGGCGACGGGAATACCTGGCAGTCTATTGTGGGCGCCTCGGTGCTGCTGTGGTTCGTCCACTGGCTGGTATTACGCGGCGTACAAACGGCCGCCAGCATCAACCTGGTGGCGACGCTGGCGAAACTGGTTCCGCTCGGCCTGTTTATTATTCTGGCCTTTATTGCGTTCCGTATGGACGTATTCAAGCTCGATTTCAGCGGCGTTGCGCTGGGTGTTCCCGTCTGGGAGCAGGTGAAAAACACGATGCTGATTACCCTGTGGGTGTTCATCGGTGTGGAAGGTGCAGTCGTGGTTTCTGCCCGTGCGCGGAATAAACGCGATGTGGGCCGCGCCACGCTGCTGGCCGTACTGGCCGCGCTCGGGGTCTATCTGCTGGTGACGCTGCTGTCGCTGGGCGTGGTGGCGCGTCCTGAGCTGGCGGAAATGCGTAACCCGTCAATGGCAGGCCTGATGGTGAAAATGCTCGGTCCCTGGGGCGATGTGGTGATTGCCGCAGGACTGATCGTCTCCGTCTGCGGCGCTTACCTGAGCTGGACCATCATGGCGGCTGAAGTGCCGTTCCTGGCCGCGACGCACAAGGCGTTTCCACGCCTGTTCGCCCGTCAAAACAAAAACAGCGCGCCGTCGGCATCACTCTGGCTGACCAACATCAGCGTTCAGGTCTGCCTGGTGCTGATCTGGCTCACAGGTTCAGACTATAACACGCTGCTGACCATCGCCTCGGAGATGATTCTGGTACCCTATTTCTTAGTGGGTGCGTATCTGTTAAAAATTGCCACACGCCCGGCGCATTATGTCGTGGGTGTCGGAGCCTGTATTTACGGCCTGTGGTTGTTGTATGCTTCCGGACCTATGCATCTGCTGCTGTCGGTAGTGCTGTACGCACCGGGTCTGCTGGTGTTTATCTACGCCCGCCGCACGCATCAGCTGGAGAATGCGCTGAAACGCCGTGAGATGGCATTAATTGGACTGCTACTGGTTGCTGCCCTGCCGGCAACCTGGATGTTAATGGGATAG
- the ydgH gene encoding DUF1471 family protein YdgH yields MKLKNTLLASALLSATALSANAATELTPEQAAALKPFDHTVIVGRYNSIGDAVAAASKAADKNGAASFYVVDQSDYGNSGNQRVTIALFKDNAPKADAPKNRVINGVVELPKDQAIELEPYDTVTVQGFYRSQPEVNDAITKAAKEKGAYSFFIVRQVDANQGGNQRITAFIYKKDAKKRVLQSPDAIPANSEAGRAAIAKGGEEAKKVEIPGVATTAAPSAEVGRFFETQSTKGGRYSVTLPDGTKIEELNNATAAQMVPFDSIKFTGNYGNMTEVSYQVAKRAAKKGAKYYHITRQWQERGNNVTISADLYK; encoded by the coding sequence ATGAAGCTTAAGAACACACTCCTGGCGTCCGCACTTCTTTCCGCGACCGCCCTGTCTGCGAATGCCGCAACAGAGTTAACGCCGGAGCAAGCGGCAGCGTTAAAACCTTTTGACCATACGGTCATTGTGGGTCGTTATAATTCTATTGGCGACGCCGTCGCCGCGGCATCAAAAGCTGCTGATAAAAACGGGGCTGCCTCGTTTTATGTCGTTGACCAGTCCGATTACGGCAACAGCGGTAACCAGCGCGTGACCATTGCGCTGTTCAAAGACAATGCGCCAAAAGCTGACGCACCGAAAAACCGCGTGATCAACGGTGTTGTTGAACTGCCGAAAGATCAGGCGATTGAGCTGGAACCTTACGACACCGTCACTGTTCAGGGCTTCTATCGCAGCCAGCCTGAAGTGAACGATGCCATCACCAAAGCCGCGAAAGAGAAAGGGGCCTACTCGTTCTTCATCGTGCGTCAGGTCGATGCTAACCAGGGTGGCAACCAGCGTATTACCGCGTTCATCTATAAAAAAGATGCGAAAAAACGTGTTCTGCAGAGCCCGGATGCCATCCCGGCGAATTCAGAAGCAGGTCGCGCGGCAATAGCAAAAGGCGGCGAAGAAGCGAAGAAAGTTGAAATTCCAGGCGTAGCAACGACGGCTGCCCCAAGCGCTGAAGTGGGCCGTTTCTTCGAAACGCAGTCCACGAAAGGTGGCCGCTATTCCGTTACGCTGCCGGACGGTACCAAAATTGAAGAGCTGAACAACGCCACTGCAGCGCAGATGGTGCCGTTCGACAGCATCAAGTTTACCGGCAACTACGGCAACATGACGGAAGTCTCTTACCAGGTCGCGAAGCGTGCGGCTAAGAAAGGGGCGAAGTACTACCACATCACCCGCCAGTGGCAGGAACGTGGTAATAACGTGACCATCAGCGCCGATCTGTACAAGTAA
- the pntA gene encoding Re/Si-specific NAD(P)(+) transhydrogenase subunit alpha: MRIGVPKERLANETRVAATPKTVEQLLKLGFTVAVESGAGKLASFDDEAFIQAGAEVVDGADVWQSPVILKVNAPEESEIALLNPGTTLVSFIWPAQNPELMEKLAARGVTVMAMDSVPRISRAQSLDALSSMANIAGYRAIVEAAHEFGRFFTGQITAAGKVPPAKVMVIGAGVAGLAAIGAANSLGAIVRAFDTRPEVKEQVQSMGAEFLELDFKEEAGSGDGYAKVMSEAFIKAEMELFAAQAKDVDIIVTTALIPGKPAPKLITREMVDSMKSGSVIVDLAAQNGGNCEYTVPNQVTTTANGVKVIGYTDLPGRLPTQSSQLYGTNLVNLLKLLCKEKDGNITVDFDDVVVRGVTVVREGEITWPAPPIQVSAQPQAAAKAAPAPKEPAKPASPWRKYAIMALVIILFGWLADVAPKEFLGHFTVFALSCVVGYYVVWNVSHALHTPLMSVTNAISGIIVVGALLQIGHGGWISFLSFIAVLIASINIFGGFTVTQRMLKMFRKG; the protein is encoded by the coding sequence ATGCGTATTGGGGTACCAAAAGAACGGTTAGCCAATGAAACCCGCGTAGCGGCAACACCGAAAACGGTGGAGCAACTGCTTAAACTGGGTTTTACGGTCGCGGTCGAAAGCGGCGCAGGCAAACTGGCGAGTTTCGATGACGAGGCCTTTATCCAGGCTGGCGCAGAAGTGGTCGACGGTGCTGACGTCTGGCAGTCGCCGGTGATTCTGAAGGTCAACGCACCGGAAGAGAGTGAAATTGCGCTGCTGAATCCGGGGACGACCCTGGTGAGCTTCATCTGGCCTGCGCAAAACCCGGAGCTGATGGAGAAGCTGGCGGCCCGTGGCGTGACCGTGATGGCGATGGACTCCGTGCCGCGCATTTCGCGCGCGCAGTCGCTGGATGCCTTAAGCTCCATGGCAAACATTGCCGGCTACCGCGCCATTGTTGAAGCGGCCCACGAATTTGGTCGCTTCTTTACCGGTCAAATCACCGCCGCGGGTAAAGTCCCTCCGGCGAAAGTGATGGTGATTGGTGCGGGCGTAGCGGGCCTTGCCGCCATCGGTGCGGCAAACAGCCTGGGCGCTATCGTACGCGCCTTTGACACCCGTCCTGAAGTAAAGGAACAGGTTCAGAGTATGGGGGCCGAATTCCTTGAACTGGACTTTAAGGAAGAGGCAGGCAGCGGCGACGGTTACGCGAAGGTGATGTCCGAAGCCTTTATCAAAGCCGAAATGGAACTCTTCGCTGCCCAGGCGAAAGATGTCGACATTATTGTCACCACCGCGCTTATCCCCGGTAAACCGGCACCGAAGCTGATTACCCGTGAGATGGTTGACTCCATGAAATCGGGCAGCGTGATTGTCGACCTGGCCGCCCAAAACGGCGGTAACTGTGAATATACCGTACCGAATCAGGTGACCACGACCGCTAACGGTGTGAAGGTGATCGGCTATACCGATCTGCCGGGCCGTCTGCCAACGCAGTCTTCTCAGCTGTACGGCACGAACCTCGTCAACCTGCTGAAGCTGCTTTGCAAAGAGAAAGACGGCAACATCACCGTCGATTTTGACGATGTAGTGGTGCGCGGCGTCACCGTGGTCCGTGAAGGTGAAATTACCTGGCCTGCGCCGCCTATTCAGGTTTCTGCTCAGCCTCAGGCGGCAGCGAAAGCGGCGCCCGCGCCTAAAGAGCCCGCCAAACCGGCTTCTCCGTGGCGCAAATACGCGATCATGGCGCTGGTGATTATTCTGTTCGGCTGGCTGGCTGACGTCGCGCCGAAAGAGTTCCTCGGCCACTTTACCGTCTTCGCGCTCTCCTGCGTCGTAGGCTACTACGTGGTGTGGAACGTCTCCCATGCGCTGCACACGCCGCTGATGTCGGTAACCAACGCCATCTCCGGGATCATCGTAGTGGGGGCGTTACTGCAGATTGGTCACGGCGGCTGGATCAGCTTCCTGAGCTTTATCGCGGTGCTGATCGCCAGTATCAATATTTTCGGTGGTTTCACCGTGACTCAGCGCATGCTGAAAATGTTTCGTAAAGGCTAA
- the pntB gene encoding Re/Si-specific NAD(P)(+) transhydrogenase subunit beta, with protein sequence MSGGLVTAAYIVAAILFIFSLAGLSKHETSQQGNNFGIAGMAIALIATIFGPDTGNVAWILVAMIIGGAIGIRLAKRVEMTEMPELVAILHSFVGLAAVLVGFNSYLYHEPGLEPILVNIHLTEVFLGIFIGAVTFTGSIVAFGKLRGKISSKPLMLPNRHKLNLAALVVSFVLLVIFVRTESVGLQVLALLVMTIIALAFGWHLVASIGGADMPVVVSMLNSYSGWAAAAAGFMLSNDLLIVTGALVGSSGAILSYIMCKAMNRSFISVIAGGFGTDGSSSSADEEVGEHREISAEDTADMLKNSHSVIITPGYGMAVAQAQYPVAEITEKLRARGIKVRFGIHPVAGRLPGHMNVLLAEAKVPYDIVLEMDEINDDFADTDTVLVIGANDTVNPAAQDDPGSPIAGMPVLEVWKAQNVIVFKRSMNTGYAGVQNPLFFKENTHMLFGDAKASVDAILKSL encoded by the coding sequence ATGTCTGGAGGATTAGTGACAGCCGCATACATTGTTGCTGCAATCCTGTTTATTTTCAGTCTGGCGGGGCTTTCCAAACACGAAACGTCTCAGCAGGGGAATAACTTTGGTATCGCCGGGATGGCTATTGCGCTGATTGCCACCATCTTCGGGCCGGATACCGGCAACGTGGCGTGGATCCTGGTAGCGATGATCATCGGCGGCGCGATTGGTATTCGCCTCGCGAAACGCGTTGAAATGACCGAGATGCCGGAGCTGGTCGCTATTCTGCACAGCTTCGTGGGTCTGGCGGCGGTGCTGGTGGGCTTCAACAGCTACCTGTATCACGAACCGGGCCTGGAACCGATTCTGGTGAACATCCACCTGACGGAAGTGTTCCTCGGTATCTTCATCGGTGCGGTGACCTTCACCGGTTCTATTGTCGCGTTCGGCAAACTGCGCGGGAAGATCTCCTCTAAACCGCTGATGCTGCCAAACCGTCATAAGCTGAACCTGGCGGCGCTGGTCGTGTCGTTTGTACTGCTGGTGATCTTCGTGCGTACCGAAAGCGTCGGTCTGCAGGTGCTGGCGTTGCTGGTGATGACCATCATCGCGCTGGCGTTCGGCTGGCACCTGGTGGCGTCCATCGGCGGTGCGGATATGCCGGTGGTTGTCTCGATGCTGAACTCCTACTCCGGTTGGGCGGCAGCGGCGGCAGGCTTTATGCTGAGCAACGACCTGCTGATCGTCACCGGTGCGCTGGTGGGTTCTTCCGGTGCGATCCTGTCTTACATCATGTGTAAGGCGATGAACCGTTCGTTCATCAGCGTTATCGCCGGTGGTTTCGGGACCGATGGGTCTTCTTCCAGTGCGGATGAAGAAGTGGGGGAACACCGTGAAATTTCTGCGGAAGATACTGCAGACATGCTGAAAAACTCGCATTCCGTGATCATCACTCCGGGCTACGGCATGGCGGTGGCGCAGGCGCAGTATCCGGTTGCGGAAATCACCGAGAAGCTGCGCGCGCGGGGTATTAAGGTTCGCTTTGGTATTCACCCGGTGGCAGGGCGTTTGCCTGGCCATATGAACGTGCTGCTGGCGGAAGCGAAAGTGCCTTACGACATCGTGCTGGAAATGGACGAGATCAACGATGATTTCGCCGACACCGACACCGTGCTGGTCATTGGCGCCAACGATACCGTTAACCCTGCTGCACAGGACGATCCTGGTAGCCCAATCGCCGGTATGCCGGTTCTGGAAGTGTGGAAGGCGCAGAACGTGATTGTGTTTAAACGCTCCATGAATACCGGCTATGCCGGGGTTCAGAACCCGCTGTTCTTCAAAGAGAACACCCACATGCTGTTTGGCGATGCCAAAGCCAGCGTGGATGCGATTCTGAAATCACTCTGA
- the uspE gene encoding universal stress protein UspE — protein MAKYQNMLVAIDPNQDDQPALRRAVYLHQRIGGKIKAFLPIYDFSYEMTTLLSPDERTAMRQGVISQRTAWIREQAKYYLEAGVPIDIKVVWHNRPFEAIIQEIVAGGHDLLLKMAHQHDKLESVIFTPTDWHLLRKCPCPVWMVKDQPWPEGGKAVVAVNLASEEDYHNSLNEKLVKETLQLADQVNHTEVHLVGAYPVTPINIAIELPEFDPSVYNDAIRGQHLLAMKALRQKFSIDEKMTHVEKGLPEEVIPDLAEHLQAGIVVLGTIGRTGISAAFLGNTAEQVIDHLRCDLLVIKPDEYQTPVELDDPEDD, from the coding sequence ATGGCCAAGTATCAAAACATGCTGGTAGCTATCGATCCGAATCAGGACGATCAGCCGGCATTACGACGTGCTGTGTATTTACATCAACGGATTGGTGGCAAAATCAAAGCGTTTTTGCCGATCTATGACTTCTCGTATGAGATGACCACCCTTCTGTCGCCTGACGAGCGCACCGCTATGCGTCAGGGCGTCATCAGCCAGCGTACCGCGTGGATCCGTGAACAGGCGAAGTATTACCTGGAAGCGGGTGTGCCCATTGATATTAAAGTGGTCTGGCATAACCGACCTTTCGAAGCCATCATCCAGGAGATTGTCGCCGGTGGGCACGACCTGCTGCTGAAGATGGCGCACCAGCACGACAAGCTGGAATCCGTGATCTTCACCCCGACCGACTGGCACTTGCTGCGTAAATGCCCTTGCCCGGTCTGGATGGTGAAAGACCAGCCGTGGCCTGAAGGCGGAAAAGCCGTTGTGGCGGTAAACCTCGCGAGCGAAGAGGATTACCACAATTCGCTGAACGAGAAGCTGGTGAAGGAGACCCTCCAGCTTGCCGATCAGGTGAATCATACCGAAGTGCATCTGGTGGGCGCCTATCCGGTCACCCCGATTAACATTGCCATTGAGCTGCCTGAATTTGACCCGAGCGTGTACAACGACGCGATCCGCGGTCAGCACCTGCTGGCCATGAAAGCGCTGCGCCAGAAATTCAGCATTGATGAGAAAATGACCCACGTGGAAAAAGGACTGCCTGAAGAGGTGATCCCGGACCTGGCGGAACACCTGCAGGCGGGGATTGTGGTGCTGGGCACCATTGGCCGGACCGGTATTTCTGCCGCCTTCCTCGGCAATACCGCCGAACAGGTAATCGACCATCTGCGCTGCGACCTGCTGGTCATTAAGCCGGATGAGTACCAGACGCCGGTTGAGCTGGACGATCCGGAAGACGATTAA
- the fnr gene encoding fumarate/nitrate reduction transcriptional regulator Fnr, with translation MIPEKRIIRRIQSGGCAIHCQDCSISQLCIPFTLNEHELDQLDNIIERKKPIQKGQTLFKAGDELKSLYAIRSGTIKSYTITEQGDEQITGFHLAGDLVGFDAIGTGHHPSFAQALETSMVCEIPFETLDDLSGKMPNLRQQMMRLMSGEIKGDQDMILLLSKKNAEERLAAFIYNLSRRFAERGFSPREFRLTMTRGDIGNYLGLTVETISRLLGRFQKSGMLAVKGKYITIENGEALAVLAGHARNVA, from the coding sequence ATGATCCCGGAAAAGCGAATTATACGACGCATTCAGTCTGGCGGTTGTGCTATCCATTGCCAGGATTGCAGCATCAGCCAGCTCTGTATCCCGTTTACCCTGAATGAGCATGAACTCGATCAGCTTGATAATATCATCGAGCGCAAAAAGCCTATTCAGAAAGGGCAGACGCTGTTTAAAGCGGGAGACGAACTGAAATCGCTCTATGCTATCCGTTCTGGCACCATCAAGAGCTACACCATCACCGAGCAGGGTGATGAGCAGATCACCGGCTTCCATCTGGCGGGCGACCTGGTGGGCTTTGATGCCATCGGCACGGGCCATCACCCGAGCTTTGCTCAGGCACTCGAAACCTCGATGGTTTGCGAAATCCCGTTTGAAACCCTGGACGATCTCTCCGGTAAGATGCCTAACCTGCGTCAGCAGATGATGCGTCTGATGAGCGGTGAGATCAAAGGCGATCAGGACATGATCCTGCTGCTTTCCAAAAAGAATGCAGAAGAGCGCCTGGCCGCGTTTATCTACAACCTCTCCCGCCGCTTCGCCGAGCGTGGCTTCTCGCCGCGTGAATTCCGTCTGACGATGACGCGTGGCGATATCGGTAACTACCTGGGTCTGACCGTGGAAACCATCAGCCGTCTGCTGGGTCGTTTCCAGAAGAGCGGGATGCTGGCCGTTAAAGGTAAATACATCACTATCGAAAACGGTGAAGCGCTGGCCGTTCTTGCCGGGCACGCCCGCAACGTGGCATAA